The following nucleotide sequence is from Barnesiella viscericola DSM 18177.
GCAATGATCTTACCCTCCTTCACAATCACGGCGCCGAAGGGACCGCCACCATGGTCGATGTTGTCGAGCGACAGGTCGATGGCCGCCTGCATAAATTTATCTTTCTCACACATAATCTTTTCTATTAAACGCGGCATCGCCGGTTGCCCGGCAATCCCGCCTCGATGATGCATCTCTGCTTGGGTATACAAAGATACGAATCAAATCGGGAGAAACAAAAGAACTCTTGCCGAAAAAGAGCCGACGCCCCCGATTCACGACTCCCGGGGCTGCTCCCGCAAGCTCCGGTTCACCTGGTCGATGTAGTCGAGCAATTCGTCCCGACCGGTACCCCGCTCCGACGAGGTGGTGAAGATGGGGGGCAACTCCTCCCAGGTCTCGTGCAACACACTCTTGTAGTGCTCGATGGCCGTGCGCAACGCCACGGGGCCCACCTTGTCGGTCTTGGTAAAGACGATGGCAAAGGGCACGCCGTTCTCGCCGAGCCACTCCATAAAGTCGAGGTCGATTTGCTGCGGCTTGTGACGACAGTCGAGCAGTACGAAGAGGCAGGTAAGCTCGTGACGACGAAGGGCATACCCCTCAATCATCTTGCGCAACGCCTCGCGGCTCTCCTTGCCCCGGCGGGCATAGCCGTAACCGGGCAGGTCGACCAGATACCAGCTGTCGTCGATGAGAAAGTGGTTGATGAGCATCGTCTTACCCGGAGTGGCCGAGGTCATGGCCAGCCCCTTCCGACGGGTGAGCATGTTGATAAGCGACGACTTACCCACGTTGGAGCGTCCGATAAAGGCATACTCGGGCAACGGGTGCGAAGGGCAATCCTGCACCCGACTGCTGCTCACGACAAACTTGGCGTTTTTAATCTCCATATCGGTCTCTTGTTTTCAGATTTTCAGGGAGGACAAATATACAGTTTTTTCTCGGATTTCCCACTCTCCCACCCCACTTTCCCGACAGAGACTCCGAGGCCAAAACGATTCGAACCAGATACCGCATCGGGGTGCGGTATGACCACACGTCACCCCGCGCTGCGACGCGGGGTCCAGTAGAGGGACATAAAAGGGAATGTATTTTGCGAGCTCTCCTGCCCATGCATTTTCTGGATTCCGCATCAAGTGCGGAATGACTGGGACGGTATTTCCTGGATATCGCATCGAGGTGCGGAATGACCTGCACGTCACCCTGCGCTGCGACGCGGGGTCCAGTAGAGAAACAACATAGCCAAACTTGAAAAACAAGTTTTCCCGTTTGCCTCTCCCCTCACCTTTCACTATCTTTGCACCACGGCTCTGCCGGGAAACGGGAGGGAAAGCACCGCATCGCCCCGGGAGCCACGAAAGGGATACTATTCTATGGATCAACAATATTCTTCGATTCTGCTTGAAAATGCGGTGAGCGAATTTGCCAAGCTGCCGGGCATCGGCCGCAAGACGGCGCTGCGACTGGTTCTCTACCTGTTGCGTCAGGAGGAGGGCGAGGCCGAGAAATTCGGGAACACCATCATCAAGCTGTGCAAGGAGATCAAGCACTGCCACGTGTGCCACAACATATCCGACACCGACACCTGCTCCATTTGCAGCGACCCGTCGCGCGACGCCTCGACGATATGCGTAGTCGAGAACGTGAAGGAGGTGATGGTGGTCGAGAATACCCGGCAGTTTCACGGGCTCTACCACGTGTTGGGCGGGGTCATCTCGCCCATGGACGGCATCGGGCCGGCCGACCTCGAAATCGAGAGCCTGGTCGACCGGGTAGCGGCGGGCGGTATCCAGGAGGTGATTCTGGCACTGAGTCCGACGATGGAGGGCGACACGACCAACTTCTACATCTTCCGCAAACTGGCCCCCTTCGACGTGAAGATTACCATCATCGCCCGGGGGGTATCGGTGGGCGGCGAACTGGAATATACCGACGAAATCACGCTGGGGCGCTCGATTCTCAACCGCACGCTGTTCAGCGAAAGTTTCAAGGGATAGGATTCATACTATTTTCAGACTATTCGCGTTATACATATATAATAAAAAGCACGTCATTCTCGTGGTAAAAATCAGCATCATCATTGTCAACTACCGGGTGAAACACTTTCTGGAGCAGGCGCTCCGGTCGGTGCGGGCTGCGCTGACGCTCTACCCCATGGAGGCCGAGATTTTCGTGGTCGACAACTGTTCGCAAGACGACTCGCTCGACTACCTCTCGCCCCGGTTCCCCGAGGTGCGGTTTATCGCCAACACCGAGAATGTGGGGTTTGCCCGCGCCAACAACCAGGCGATGGAGCTGGCTACGGGACAATACGTCTTGCTACTCAACCCCGACACGGTCATTGCCGAGGATACGTTGCACGAGGTGTGCCTCTTCCTGGACACACACCCCGACGCGGGTGGCGTGGGGGTGAAGATGCTCGACGGCAACGGCCGTTTTCTGCCCGAGTCGAAGCGGGGGTTCCCCTCGCCCTGGGTGTCGTTCTGCAAGATATTCGGGCTGGCTTCACTCTTTCCCCGTTCGCCCCTCTTCGGGCGCTACCACCTGAAATACCTCTCACCCGACGAGTGCCACCGCGTCGACATTCTGTCGGGGGCCTTCATGTGCATGCGGCACGAAACGCTCGACAAGAGCGGACTGCTCGACGAGGCTTTCTTCATGTATGGCGAGGACATCGACCTCTCCTACCGGCTGGTGTTGGCCGGATACCACAACTACTACCTGCCCACCCCTATCATTCACTACAAGGGCGAGAGCACCAAAAAGGGGAGCCTGCGCTACGTGCGGATATTCTACGAGGCGATGCTCATCTTCTTCAAGAAACACTATCCCCATTACAGCAAGGGCTACTACCTGGCGGTGAAGTTCTCCATCTTCTTCCGGGCCATGCTGGCAGCCGCCCACCGCATCTTGCTCTATCCGTTCAAACGGAAGAAGGGCGTAGAGAAGCGGGAACGGGGCGAATGGTATGCCCTAACCAACCAGATTGACCGGGTGACCGAACTCATTCCCGGTCGACCCCGCATCACGGCTCTCCAATCGATTCAAGAACTACCCACTCCCGACAAGCACTCACCCCTGCGCTACATCGTGCTCGACTCGGGGTGGCTCTCCTACCGCGACATCATCGCCACCCTGCAACAGCAATGCCACGAGCGCAACCGGTTTCTCATCTACAATCCCGACGCTCAGGTGATTATCTCACCCCAACAAATCTATACACGCTCATGACCTACCTCACGGGTAAAAAAATCGCTTTACGGGCCATCGAACCCGAAGACCTCGACGACCTCTACCGCTGGGAAAACGACTCGTCGTTGTGGATATACGGCTGCACCATAGCCCCCTTCTCCCGTTATCTGATGAAACGCTACATCGAAAATTACAGTGCCGACATTGCCCGTGACGGACAACTGCGCCTGATGATTGTGGAACGTGAGACGAAAAAGAGCATCGGGATTTTCGACTGTTTCGACTATGACGCCGTGAACCGACGGGCTGCCGTCGGGCTGCTCATCGACCCGAGCCACACCCGCCAGGGGTTCGGACGCGACACCC
It contains:
- the yihA gene encoding ribosome biogenesis GTP-binding protein YihA/YsxC; amino-acid sequence: MEIKNAKFVVSSSRVQDCPSHPLPEYAFIGRSNVGKSSLINMLTRRKGLAMTSATPGKTMLINHFLIDDSWYLVDLPGYGYARRGKESREALRKMIEGYALRRHELTCLFVLLDCRHKPQQIDLDFMEWLGENGVPFAIVFTKTDKVGPVALRTAIEHYKSVLHETWEELPPIFTTSSERGTGRDELLDYIDQVNRSLREQPRES
- the recR gene encoding recombination mediator RecR codes for the protein MDQQYSSILLENAVSEFAKLPGIGRKTALRLVLYLLRQEEGEAEKFGNTIIKLCKEIKHCHVCHNISDTDTCSICSDPSRDASTICVVENVKEVMVVENTRQFHGLYHVLGGVISPMDGIGPADLEIESLVDRVAAGGIQEVILALSPTMEGDTTNFYIFRKLAPFDVKITIIARGVSVGGELEYTDEITLGRSILNRTLFSESFKG
- a CDS encoding glycosyltransferase family 2 protein, coding for MLVVKISIIIVNYRVKHFLEQALRSVRAALTLYPMEAEIFVVDNCSQDDSLDYLSPRFPEVRFIANTENVGFARANNQAMELATGQYVLLLNPDTVIAEDTLHEVCLFLDTHPDAGGVGVKMLDGNGRFLPESKRGFPSPWVSFCKIFGLASLFPRSPLFGRYHLKYLSPDECHRVDILSGAFMCMRHETLDKSGLLDEAFFMYGEDIDLSYRLVLAGYHNYYLPTPIIHYKGESTKKGSLRYVRIFYEAMLIFFKKHYPHYSKGYYLAVKFSIFFRAMLAAAHRILLYPFKRKKGVEKRERGEWYALTNQIDRVTELIPGRPRITALQSIQELPTPDKHSPLRYIVLDSGWLSYRDIIATLQQQCHERNRFLIYNPDAQVIISPQQIYTRS
- a CDS encoding GNAT family N-acetyltransferase is translated as MTYLTGKKIALRAIEPEDLDDLYRWENDSSLWIYGCTIAPFSRYLMKRYIENYSADIARDGQLRLMIVERETKKSIGIFDCFDYDAVNRRAAVGLLIDPSHTRQGFGRDTLETFMEYAFQFLHLHQLYVHIATCNTASMALFLACGFRECGHLTDWVQLPQGYDDALVFQKINPDEKG